One Nostoc sp. CENA543 genomic window, GCCAGGGTTTCTACACATAAAGGGTGAACCAACATTGGTGACATTTCAACACATTGGTAAACACTATGAGTCGATGGGTGAAGTCACATCAGCATTACCAAAACAACCAGCTAAGACAACATCATCAACTCATAAACCAATTACACATATAACACCACCAACGCCTGCCACATCACCTGAATTTCAAGCATTATTAGCCTCGTTACTGACGGCTGGAGAGGGCGAACGGAACAACACATTAAACCGTGTGGCATTCGAGGCGGGTAAGCTTGTGCAGTCAGGGAAGATAACAGCCGATGTTGCTCGTCAACAACTAACCAGCGTTGCTCTTATGATAGGTTTGGGTGAGGCTGAGATAGATGCCACACTAACCAGTGGGTTAACTGCTGGTATAAATAAACAAACGAATGTCAACACTAACAACAAAAGTAAAGTGAATATAGTAGTTGATGTTGTTAACGCCGAAAAAAGTCATCTGTCGTGGGATGTTTACAAAGGTATTCCACTATATGACGGTAAACATATTGACTTACGCGAGTTACGGCTTGACCTATGTGTTAAGTATGAAGTTGACCTTAACCGTGATGACTTTAAAGACGCGGTAGAGGTGGTTGCCAAACGCAATTCATACAACCCAGTAGAGACTTATTTAACCAGTCTCGACACTACCACCCCAACAACTGGATACATTCAACAACTTAGTGAGATGTTAGGGTTAGAAACTGACATCGAACGTGTTTATCTCCGTAAGTTTTTGATGGCTTCCGTCGCGCGTGGTTTAAAACACGGGTGTAAATTCGATAACGTCGTCATCTTCCAGGGTAAACAGGGTGTTGGTAAGACTACGTTTTTTGAGGTGTTGTTTGGTGAGGAGTTATTTGCAACCGCACCGAATGACGGCAACGAACGTGATATTTTAGCTGTATGCCATAGCCACTGGTGTATTGAGTTTGGCGAGTGGGAGCGTTTCAATACAAAACGTGAGCAGTCGGAAATAAAGAATTTCATCACTAAACAACGTGATGATATGCGTCTACTTCACACTGACTACAACACAGAACGAAAGCGAAAGTTTGTCATTGTGGGTACAACTAATAAAGACCAGTTCCTAGTCGATGAAACCGGAAGCCGTAGGTATTGGGTATGCCGTATAAGAACACCACGAATAGATATGACGTGGCTTGCAAAACATCGTGATGCTATATGGGGTGAGGCTTATAACGCATACCTAGCCGATGAACCTTGGTGGTTAGATGAATTAAATGAAACACTACAACACCGACATAACCAACAGTTTAATGAG contains:
- a CDS encoding VapE domain-containing protein, yielding MLHNNSTLTQSCETANSFLKLLGETPYLFQTFDDNSKRKDKSLTRQFYGSLDEHWDELLALNNKGAGIFVTVNVTDGNNRKAENITAVRALFIDCDNGLPDEFHLTPTMVIHSSKPDKGHAYWVLNEPSNDVDKFPQKQQQLIKHYGSDKSVHDRSRVMRLPGFLHIKGEPTLVTFQHIGKHYESMGEVTSALPKQPAKTTSSTHKPITHITPPTPATSPEFQALLASLLTAGEGERNNTLNRVAFEAGKLVQSGKITADVARQQLTSVALMIGLGEAEIDATLTSGLTAGINKQTNVNTNNKSKVNIVVDVVNAEKSHLSWDVYKGIPLYDGKHIDLRELRLDLCVKYEVDLNRDDFKDAVEVVAKRNSYNPVETYLTSLDTTTPTTGYIQQLSEMLGLETDIERVYLRKFLMASVARGLKHGCKFDNVVIFQGKQGVGKTTFFEVLFGEELFATAPNDGNERDILAVCHSHWCIEFGEWERFNTKREQSEIKNFITKQRDDMRLLHTDYNTERKRKFVIVGTTNKDQFLVDETGSRRYWVCRIRTPRIDMTWLAKHRDAIWGEAYNAYLADEPWWLDELNETLQHRHNQQFNESSSLDEAIVEWLAGRYTADGGVSFKPSMNGKLSTRYILTNVIGSKLSDGGLATKERDVKKALARLGFVSKQRRCNGVKGYYWEHPDISQLVAVSDETEALF